A stretch of Candidatus Vicinibacter affinis DNA encodes these proteins:
- a CDS encoding aspartate kinase, with amino-acid sequence MQVFKFGGASVKDPQGIKNVTHIIKRYGINKPLVIVVSAIGKTTNLLEKVVTAKFDNIDLSKKLLDEIRITHESFINDLFGKLPSVLMDELSEHFAEAEWVIEENREMSFDYVYDQIVSLGELISSRILAEWLKHEGIDVNWIDARSIIITNDTWREGRVLWSETNTQIKDILSPILYSGEVVLTQGFIGSTKENNTVTLGREGSDYTAAIISAALDAESMTIWKDVPGVLTADPKVFENVTKIDRLSYTEAIEMTYYGAKVIHPKTIQPLENKNIPLFVKSFLEPESEGTYISADPDPEYPPIVVVEKSQALIHFSSKDLSFIAEHHLARLFNLFEKHRIKVNMMRNTAISFTICSNHDPSKIKNLLTELKDEFKVVVDPDLDLYTVRHYNDAMLPKLFEEKIILFEERIKSTVQLVVKNAPAIIHRKLE; translated from the coding sequence ATGCAAGTATTTAAATTTGGTGGCGCCTCAGTAAAAGATCCTCAAGGGATAAAAAATGTAACACATATTATTAAACGGTATGGAATTAATAAACCTTTGGTAATAGTTGTTTCTGCAATAGGGAAGACCACTAATCTATTGGAAAAAGTTGTAACAGCCAAATTTGACAACATTGATTTATCCAAAAAGTTATTGGACGAGATTAGGATAACACATGAATCCTTTATAAATGATTTATTTGGAAAATTACCTTCAGTTCTGATGGATGAACTCAGTGAACATTTTGCTGAGGCAGAATGGGTAATTGAAGAAAATAGAGAAATGTCATTTGATTATGTTTATGATCAAATTGTTTCTTTAGGTGAATTAATATCCTCCAGAATATTAGCTGAATGGCTTAAGCATGAAGGTATTGATGTGAATTGGATAGATGCACGATCCATTATAATAACCAATGATACCTGGCGAGAAGGCAGAGTCTTGTGGTCAGAAACAAATACTCAGATTAAAGATATTTTATCTCCTATTTTATATTCAGGTGAAGTAGTTTTGACTCAAGGATTTATAGGATCTACAAAAGAAAACAATACTGTAACGCTTGGCAGAGAAGGGTCGGATTATACTGCTGCAATTATTTCAGCGGCTCTTGATGCAGAATCAATGACCATCTGGAAGGATGTACCGGGAGTATTGACAGCAGACCCGAAGGTGTTTGAGAATGTTACGAAAATTGACAGACTGTCTTACACAGAAGCTATAGAAATGACCTACTATGGAGCCAAAGTCATACATCCTAAAACCATTCAGCCATTAGAAAATAAAAATATCCCTCTTTTTGTAAAGTCGTTTCTCGAACCCGAATCTGAAGGTACTTACATCTCTGCCGATCCTGATCCAGAATATCCCCCAATTGTAGTAGTGGAAAAATCTCAGGCATTGATTCACTTCTCTTCAAAAGATTTGTCTTTTATAGCGGAACATCACCTTGCCAGATTATTTAACCTTTTTGAAAAACACAGAATAAAGGTTAATATGATGAGGAATACTGCAATTTCATTTACCATTTGTTCCAATCATGATCCTTCAAAAATCAAAAATCTTTTAACTGAGTTAAAAGATGAATTTAAAGTTGTCGTAGATCCAGATCTTGATTTATATACAGTGAGGCATTATAATGATGCCATGCTGCCAAAATTATTTGAAGAGAAAATTATCTTGTTTGAGGAGAGGATCAAGAGTACAGTGCAATTGGTTGTGAAAAACGCCCCCGCGATCATTCACAGGAAATTAGAATAA
- the queD gene encoding 6-carboxytetrahydropterin synthase QueD has product MSKVEVFKEFTIDCAHRLPNVPVGHKCQNVHGHTYRIKIVVESELDAHLGWVIDFQDINKAFQPVKDALDHRYLNDIVGLENPTAEQIAIWIWNKIRQEIEFLKEIWVFETPSSGCVFRG; this is encoded by the coding sequence ATGAGTAAGGTAGAAGTTTTCAAAGAATTTACAATCGATTGTGCCCATCGATTACCCAATGTACCAGTAGGCCATAAATGTCAGAATGTCCATGGGCATACCTACCGTATAAAAATTGTGGTGGAATCTGAATTGGATGCTCATTTAGGATGGGTAATTGATTTTCAGGACATTAATAAAGCCTTCCAACCTGTGAAGGATGCTTTGGATCACAGGTATCTAAACGATATAGTCGGGCTCGAAAATCCAACTGCAGAACAAATCGCTATTTGGATTTGGAATAAAATTAGGCAGGAAATTGAATTTCTGAAAGAAATCTGGGTTTTCGAAACGCCCAGCAGTGGCTGCGTTTTCCGAGGTTGA
- a CDS encoding (Fe-S)-binding protein has protein sequence MIQILIFLLISIYVFYKAAGKFYEIYRNINLGKHQPIEGSSVERFRMMMMFALGQKKMFTRPVSGIFHLFIYVAFLFTQIELIEILLDGILGKHRIFASSLGFLYTFLINFIELLSILAFIATIVFLFRRNILKLLRFKKPELEGWPSLDANLILLGEILLICGIFTMNSSDQLLQNLNPAHYPETGTLLISGILSNNVFYSLPEGLLVILERTGWWLHLLVIYGFILYLPYSKHLHVFLAFPNSYFSNLNPRGRISNIPVIENEARGMLGLAQNDQIESVESFGAKDIFDLDWRTLLAAYSCTECGRCTSVCPANLTGKKLSPRKIVMDIRDRLEEVGQNYKSNKSANNAVFDDGKSLFDYISKEEIYACTTCNACVEACPVLINPMDPIIQLRRYDILMNSGGPSEWLPMFNSLENNQSVWQLPESRDAWTNKS, from the coding sequence ATGATTCAAATTCTGATTTTCCTCCTCATCAGCATTTATGTCTTTTATAAGGCTGCAGGTAAATTTTATGAAATTTATCGAAACATAAACCTGGGTAAACATCAACCAATTGAAGGCTCATCCGTGGAAAGGTTTCGCATGATGATGATGTTTGCTTTAGGGCAAAAGAAAATGTTCACCCGACCGGTATCCGGTATTTTTCATTTATTCATTTATGTAGCTTTTCTATTTACTCAAATTGAATTAATTGAAATTCTTCTAGATGGAATATTGGGCAAACATCGGATTTTTGCATCTTCCCTCGGATTTCTATATACTTTTCTTATTAACTTTATAGAACTACTTTCTATCCTGGCCTTTATAGCAACTATAGTTTTTCTCTTCAGAAGAAACATATTGAAACTATTGCGATTTAAAAAACCAGAATTGGAAGGATGGCCCAGCCTGGACGCTAACCTTATTTTATTGGGTGAGATTTTACTGATCTGTGGAATTTTTACAATGAACTCCTCAGATCAATTATTGCAAAATTTAAACCCTGCGCATTATCCTGAAACAGGGACATTATTAATATCCGGGATTTTGTCAAACAATGTTTTCTATTCTTTGCCTGAGGGATTACTGGTAATTCTAGAGCGGACTGGATGGTGGTTGCATCTGCTAGTCATTTATGGTTTTATACTTTATCTACCCTACTCTAAACATTTACATGTCTTTCTTGCTTTTCCAAATAGTTATTTTAGCAATCTGAATCCCCGAGGAAGAATTTCCAATATTCCAGTCATAGAAAATGAAGCACGGGGCATGCTGGGATTGGCACAAAACGACCAAATTGAATCAGTTGAATCCTTCGGAGCCAAAGATATTTTTGACCTTGACTGGCGCACTTTGCTTGCTGCTTATAGTTGTACCGAATGTGGAAGATGCACCTCTGTTTGTCCGGCAAATTTAACTGGCAAAAAACTGAGTCCCCGCAAGATCGTAATGGACATCCGCGACAGGTTGGAAGAAGTAGGACAAAATTATAAATCCAATAAATCAGCTAATAACGCAGTATTTGATGATGGCAAATCATTATTTGACTATATCAGCAAAGAAGAGATTTATGCCTGCACTACATGCAATGCATGTGTGGAAGCTTGTCCGGTACTCATCAATCCAATGGATCCAATCATTCAGTTGAGACGTTACGATATTCTTATGAATTCAGGAGGTCCTTCTGAATGGCTGCCAATGTTCAACAGTCTTGAGAATAACCAATCTGTTTGGCAACTTCCTGAATCCAGAGATGCATGGACGAACAAGTCATAA
- a CDS encoding redoxin domain-containing protein — protein sequence MNIKVFFGFILTNLLILSLNGVAQGYEIKVNIKGYTNDTLLLGYHYGDKQYIKDTSVSKSGNFVFKADTVLESGMYLVVLQPDHQFFQILIDAGKQKFSIETDTSDLAGHLKFKGSTLNTDFNKYIDFISENRLKADSIGHLIKQQENNADISKLKSQLESIDKSVKSRQNQIIKDQPNSILSLLIKWTLDVEVPEFVGTEEEKNEKAFYHYKSHYFDFADFQDDRSVRLPLFHSKLERFMQKLTVQIPDSINSSLDYILSKCKVGTDLFKYVLSTQLNTFANSKYVGMDAVYVHLVEEYYGKGKAPWIDAEALAKMTADAKALKPLLIDKIAPNITVFKQDSTPISLHDVKAKYTILLIWAPDCGHCKQSMPSIKKFYEEYKSKGVEIFAVCSKTGPDEKTCWEGVSQLGMGGWINTSDPQHKSKFRLVYDVKTTPQVYFLDENKKILTKKIAGEQFKEVMDKINAIQKSGTN from the coding sequence ATGAACATTAAAGTCTTTTTCGGATTTATTTTAACAAACCTGTTGATTTTATCCCTGAATGGGGTAGCACAGGGCTATGAAATAAAAGTCAATATTAAAGGTTACACAAATGATACCTTATTGTTGGGCTATCATTACGGTGACAAACAATATATAAAGGATACAAGTGTTTCCAAATCCGGAAACTTTGTGTTTAAAGCAGATACTGTCCTGGAATCTGGAATGTATCTTGTCGTTCTGCAGCCTGATCACCAGTTTTTCCAAATTTTAATTGACGCAGGAAAACAGAAATTTTCAATTGAAACCGATACTTCAGATCTTGCCGGGCATTTGAAATTCAAAGGTTCTACTCTAAATACAGATTTTAATAAATATATTGATTTTATCAGTGAAAATCGTCTTAAGGCTGATTCAATTGGGCATTTAATCAAACAACAGGAAAATAATGCAGATATATCGAAGTTAAAATCACAACTTGAATCCATTGATAAATCGGTTAAATCAAGACAAAATCAAATTATTAAAGATCAACCTAACAGTATCTTAAGTTTGCTGATAAAATGGACGTTGGATGTGGAAGTTCCTGAGTTTGTCGGAACAGAGGAGGAGAAAAATGAAAAAGCATTTTACCATTATAAAAGTCATTATTTTGATTTTGCGGACTTCCAGGACGACAGGTCAGTAAGGTTACCACTATTTCATAGTAAGTTGGAGCGTTTCATGCAAAAGTTGACTGTCCAAATTCCTGATTCTATTAATTCCTCCCTGGATTATATTTTATCAAAATGTAAAGTTGGTACCGATTTATTTAAATATGTGCTTTCTACTCAACTAAACACATTTGCTAATTCGAAGTATGTTGGGATGGATGCTGTATATGTACATTTGGTGGAGGAATACTATGGCAAAGGTAAGGCACCATGGATTGATGCAGAGGCATTAGCTAAAATGACAGCTGATGCCAAAGCCCTAAAACCATTATTAATTGATAAAATAGCTCCAAACATCACGGTGTTTAAACAAGATTCCACTCCGATTTCACTCCATGATGTGAAAGCTAAATATACCATTTTATTAATCTGGGCACCGGATTGTGGGCATTGTAAACAATCTATGCCGAGTATCAAAAAATTCTACGAGGAATATAAGTCTAAAGGGGTTGAAATCTTCGCCGTTTGTTCCAAAACAGGGCCAGATGAAAAAACTTGCTGGGAAGGGGTCTCACAGCTCGGGATGGGGGGGTGGATAAACACCTCAGACCCACAGCATAAATCTAAATTCAGACTTGTTTACGATGTAAAAACTACACCCCAGGTATACTTTTTAGATGAAAATAAGAAAATATTGACCAAGAAGATTGCAGGCGAGCAGTTTAAAGAGGTAATGGATAAAATTAATGCCATACAAAAAAGCGGAACGAACTAA
- the pyrR gene encoding bifunctional pyr operon transcriptional regulator/uracil phosphoribosyltransferase PyrR, whose product MFQEDQLQRTIDRLCYQLIENYGDFSQSCIVGIQQKGAFLAERIHIRLQELVKPPRFPLGKLDITFFRDDFRLNNKILVPHHTELDFLVDSLKVILVDDVLYTGRTIQAALQALSQYGRPTSVELLVLIDRRFNRSFPIQCNYSGLKVDALDQAYVKVELKEEGGKDRVLLFDPETNEE is encoded by the coding sequence TTGTTTCAGGAAGATCAACTCCAAAGAACGATTGACCGTCTTTGCTACCAGCTTATTGAAAATTACGGAGACTTTAGTCAAAGCTGTATAGTCGGTATCCAACAAAAAGGAGCTTTTCTGGCAGAAAGAATTCACATTCGTCTTCAGGAATTGGTGAAGCCCCCACGTTTTCCATTAGGTAAACTTGACATCACTTTTTTCAGAGATGATTTCAGGTTAAATAACAAGATACTTGTGCCACATCATACAGAACTGGACTTTCTAGTAGATTCTCTCAAAGTTATTTTGGTCGACGATGTGCTCTATACTGGAAGAACCATTCAGGCTGCCTTACAAGCATTGTCTCAATATGGTAGACCAACCTCGGTGGAATTATTAGTTTTAATTGACCGAAGATTTAATAGAAGCTTTCCAATTCAATGCAATTATTCCGGCTTGAAGGTAGATGCCTTGGATCAAGCTTATGTGAAAGTAGAGCTTAAGGAAGAAGGTGGGAAAGACAGGGTTTTACTATTTGATCCTGAAACCAATGAAGAATGA
- a CDS encoding lamin tail domain-containing protein translates to MRKLLQQIAFFILLVSCSLHAQIIINEINYNPPESGTDKLEFIEFYNTGNTNLSLKDYSITDAVNIVFPDTVIKAKSYFVICVNTLSFDTAFGFKALQWTSGALRNDSEVITLLDQNGAVVDSVRYSDINGWPSLPDGFGPSLELCRSSADNRMFEYWKPSNQARGRFIEGYELKGSPGQENNVDCAEHTIEVSNFKFDPADITINVGEFIEWRNLGGMHNINGSKVTYPANPEGFGNGTPSSSLWSYIKKFDKIGEYQYQCDPHSNQMRGKITVKPNDIQYPSYMVGEVTSTNPMGVLDSLNVKCQLEGIVYGINYRVSGLQFTIIDNFGDGIGAFSANRNYSYTVTEGDRLVLRGTIGQFNGLAQINLDTIIRISQNNPLNSPEVIASLNENTESQLVKIRNVQLVNPVQWSNNPLGFTVKVTNGLNTFDVRIDNDCELVSKEAPSGTFDITGLGSQNDNSSPFLDGYQIWPRNTADISPYLPASKFYKRLDIVDVKGINGMGIADSLGVKCELKGTVYGIDYNGNSGLQFTIIDRTGGLGVFSTTNNYGYTVTEGDEVILQGKIDQFRGLTQITLDSMWKVSSGNTLNSPKNVTDLNESTESDLVKLTNLAIVDPAEWLGNGTSFSVRLSNGIKDFVMRIDDNTDIANTKPLGNRVSVTGLGSQFDSNSPFDSDYLIYPRYKKDLSFTTSTEEEILDRTIKLNPQPAQNIFRFEGNVEGIQFIEIYNLTGKLLLRMPFNSEIETSLNSGLYLLKMIGDSQSQSLKLIIQK, encoded by the coding sequence ATGAGAAAATTACTCCAACAAATTGCATTCTTTATCTTATTGGTATCCTGTAGCCTACATGCTCAAATAATCATAAATGAGATAAATTACAATCCTCCTGAATCAGGTACAGATAAGCTTGAATTCATTGAATTTTACAACACAGGTAATACAAACCTATCCTTGAAAGACTACTCAATTACAGATGCGGTGAATATCGTTTTTCCTGACACTGTAATAAAAGCTAAAAGTTATTTTGTAATTTGTGTGAATACACTCAGCTTTGATACAGCCTTTGGCTTTAAAGCACTTCAATGGACATCCGGAGCTCTTAGGAATGACTCTGAAGTGATTACTTTATTAGACCAGAATGGAGCTGTAGTGGACAGTGTCAGATATTCTGATATAAACGGGTGGCCTTCTCTTCCTGACGGTTTTGGTCCTTCCCTTGAATTATGTCGTTCCTCAGCTGACAATCGGATGTTTGAATATTGGAAACCTTCCAATCAGGCAAGAGGAAGATTTATTGAAGGATATGAATTAAAAGGGTCTCCAGGCCAGGAAAACAATGTGGATTGTGCAGAGCATACTATAGAGGTTTCTAACTTTAAATTTGATCCAGCTGACATCACAATAAACGTTGGTGAATTTATAGAATGGAGAAATCTTGGCGGAATGCATAATATCAATGGTTCGAAGGTTACTTATCCTGCCAACCCAGAAGGTTTCGGAAACGGGACTCCATCCAGCTCACTTTGGAGTTACATCAAGAAATTTGATAAAATTGGTGAATATCAGTATCAGTGTGATCCACATTCCAATCAAATGAGGGGAAAGATTACTGTAAAGCCAAATGACATCCAATACCCTTCCTACATGGTCGGTGAAGTTACTTCCACTAATCCAATGGGAGTGCTAGACTCCTTAAACGTAAAATGCCAATTGGAAGGAATAGTTTATGGAATAAATTATCGTGTTTCAGGACTTCAATTTACCATTATAGACAATTTTGGAGATGGAATAGGTGCATTCAGTGCCAACAGAAATTATTCTTACACTGTAACTGAGGGGGATCGTTTGGTGCTCCGCGGGACAATCGGGCAGTTTAATGGCCTTGCCCAAATAAATCTTGACACCATTATTCGCATCAGCCAAAATAATCCCTTGAACTCCCCGGAAGTTATTGCCAGCCTGAATGAAAATACTGAATCTCAATTAGTAAAGATCAGAAATGTACAATTGGTAAACCCCGTTCAATGGTCTAACAATCCTTTAGGTTTCACAGTTAAAGTAACCAATGGTCTAAATACTTTTGATGTCAGAATTGATAATGACTGTGAATTAGTGAGCAAAGAAGCTCCTTCGGGAACCTTTGACATTACCGGACTTGGATCGCAAAACGACAACAGTTCACCTTTTCTGGATGGATACCAAATTTGGCCAAGAAATACCGCTGACATTAGTCCATATTTACCGGCCAGTAAGTTTTATAAGCGGCTTGACATCGTGGATGTTAAAGGCATCAATGGCATGGGGATAGCCGATTCACTTGGTGTAAAATGTGAGTTAAAAGGGACTGTTTACGGGATAGATTACAATGGCAACAGCGGTTTGCAATTTACCATCATTGATAGGACCGGAGGCTTGGGTGTGTTTTCGACGACTAATAACTATGGCTATACTGTTACTGAAGGTGACGAAGTAATCTTACAAGGCAAAATTGATCAGTTCAGAGGATTGACACAGATCACATTGGACAGCATGTGGAAAGTTTCTTCGGGAAACACACTGAATAGTCCTAAAAATGTAACAGATCTTAATGAATCAACAGAATCTGATCTGGTAAAATTGACAAATCTGGCCATTGTTGATCCTGCCGAATGGTTAGGGAATGGCACCAGTTTCAGTGTCAGACTTTCAAATGGAATTAAAGATTTTGTAATGAGAATTGACGACAATACTGATATTGCGAATACCAAACCCCTTGGAAACAGGGTAAGTGTAACTGGTCTTGGTAGTCAATTTGACAGCAATTCACCTTTTGACAGCGATTATTTAATCTATCCCAGGTATAAGAAAGATTTAAGCTTTACCACCTCAACTGAAGAAGAAATATTAGATAGAACCATCAAACTTAATCCGCAACCAGCTCAAAACATATTCCGTTTTGAAGGAAATGTAGAGGGGATTCAATTTATAGAAATTTACAATCTTACCGGAAAGCTGTTGTTAAGAATGCCTTTTAACTCTGAAATTGAAACTTCTTTAAACTCGGGATTATATCTGCTAAAAATGATTGGAGACAGCCAAAGTCAATCTTTGAAACTTATAATTCAGAAATAG
- a CDS encoding (Fe-S)-binding protein — protein MQIPRMSDVAAQGNSIEVLFWVGCAGSYDARAQKVSMAFSQILDKAGIQYAILGEEEKCTGDPARRAGNEFLFQMLALQNIETLNQYQVKKIVCTCPHCFNTLKNEYPELGGSYEVIHHTEFLDQLIQSGRIKLIDSDAETVSYHDSCYLGRVNDQYEAPRSVIHQLKMDIREMKRSRKNGLCCGAGGGQMFKEDEPGNKRINEERIDEVIANGTTKVLANCPFCLTMLQDGIKSKDKQDEIMVYDLSELIIEKMQE, from the coding sequence ATCCAGATTCCACGTATGTCTGATGTCGCAGCACAAGGTAATAGCATAGAAGTTTTATTTTGGGTGGGTTGTGCCGGATCCTATGATGCACGTGCTCAAAAGGTATCTATGGCGTTTTCTCAAATTCTGGATAAAGCGGGAATCCAATATGCGATTCTTGGAGAAGAAGAAAAGTGTACCGGTGATCCAGCCAGACGTGCGGGCAATGAATTTTTATTTCAGATGCTTGCATTACAGAACATTGAAACGCTCAACCAATATCAAGTCAAAAAAATTGTATGCACTTGTCCCCATTGTTTCAATACCCTCAAAAATGAGTATCCTGAACTGGGTGGAAGTTATGAAGTAATACATCATACTGAATTTCTGGATCAACTTATTCAATCTGGACGAATAAAGTTGATAGATTCTGATGCTGAAACTGTAAGTTACCATGACTCCTGTTATTTGGGCAGAGTAAATGATCAATACGAAGCACCGAGGTCAGTCATCCATCAACTCAAAATGGATATTCGTGAAATGAAGCGATCCAGAAAAAATGGTTTATGTTGTGGAGCAGGTGGTGGCCAAATGTTTAAGGAAGATGAGCCAGGAAACAAAAGGATAAATGAAGAAAGAATTGATGAAGTAATCGCCAATGGAACAACAAAGGTGCTTGCAAATTGTCCATTTTGTCTAACAATGTTGCAAGATGGTATTAAATCGAAAGATAAACAAGATGAAATCATGGTTTACGACCTTTCAGAGTTAATCATTGAAAAAATGCAAGAATGA
- a CDS encoding patatin-like phospholipase family protein, whose amino-acid sequence MVKIGLALSGGGSRGSFHIGVLAAFDALGIAPSIISGTSAGALVGSLYAAGVKPDQILEIANNVKWYNLLTTSFAKNGITNLNFLENLLTRFIPGNDFKDLKFPFLVTATNMNSGGLEIFETGEVHKPVMASCSVPILFRPISMNGNKYLDGGIVMNLPVSPLIDRCDIIIASNLFPLVPRQDDDLTSFGNIMTRVLEVTISINTNIEKLKADILIETELINKYNRFELSFSHELFELGYNATMDALKSSTVIPV is encoded by the coding sequence TTGGTAAAAATCGGATTAGCTCTTTCGGGTGGCGGTTCAAGGGGCTCGTTTCATATAGGAGTCCTTGCTGCATTTGATGCTTTGGGGATAGCTCCATCCATAATTTCAGGGACGAGTGCTGGAGCACTGGTTGGATCACTTTATGCAGCCGGAGTGAAGCCCGACCAAATCCTTGAAATAGCCAATAATGTAAAATGGTATAATTTACTTACTACGAGCTTCGCCAAAAATGGGATTACCAATCTTAATTTTCTTGAAAATCTTTTAACCCGGTTTATTCCCGGAAATGATTTCAAGGATTTAAAATTTCCTTTTCTAGTGACTGCAACAAATATGAATTCCGGAGGGTTGGAAATATTTGAAACCGGTGAGGTTCACAAGCCGGTTATGGCTTCCTGTTCAGTCCCAATATTGTTCAGACCAATTTCAATGAACGGGAATAAATATCTTGATGGAGGTATTGTTATGAACCTTCCTGTCAGTCCATTGATTGATCGATGCGATATCATAATCGCCTCCAACTTATTTCCTTTAGTTCCAAGGCAGGACGATGACTTAACTAGTTTTGGAAATATTATGACCAGAGTCCTTGAAGTGACCATCAGCATTAACACCAACATAGAAAAACTAAAAGCTGATATCTTAATTGAAACCGAGCTGATAAACAAATACAACCGATTTGAACTAAGCTTCAGCCATGAGTTATTTGAATTGGGTTACAATGCCACTATGGATGCTTTGAAATCTTCTACCGTAATTCCAGTGTAA
- a CDS encoding aspartate carbamoyltransferase catalytic subunit, with protein sequence MNENTLSTDHLIGIKPLKLEDIELILHTAGEFKEVLQRPIKKVPSLRDITIANMFFENSTRTKLSFELAEKRLSADIINFSSSGSSVSKGETLLDTVQNILAMKVDMIVLRHSSVGAAAFLAERVKVQVINAGDGTHEHPTQALLDAYSIQEKLGYIKGAKIAIIGDILHSRVALSNIICLNKLGAKVKVCGPPTLIPKHIESLGVSVDYNLNRILNWCDVANVLRIQTERMELQYFPSANEYAQFFGVTKSKLDALDHKIILMHPGPINRGVELSTDAADSDHSIILDQVENGVAVRMAVLFLLANRRKK encoded by the coding sequence ATGAACGAGAATACATTATCAACTGACCATTTGATTGGAATTAAGCCACTGAAATTGGAGGATATTGAATTGATTCTTCATACCGCGGGTGAGTTTAAAGAGGTACTTCAAAGGCCTATAAAGAAAGTGCCTTCCTTGAGGGATATCACCATTGCCAATATGTTTTTTGAAAATTCAACAAGGACTAAATTGTCTTTTGAATTGGCAGAAAAGCGTTTATCAGCAGACATCATTAATTTTTCTTCCTCTGGTTCTTCCGTTAGTAAAGGTGAAACTTTGCTGGACACTGTTCAGAATATCCTTGCTATGAAAGTTGATATGATTGTACTCAGACATTCTTCTGTTGGAGCTGCTGCTTTTCTGGCAGAAAGGGTTAAAGTACAAGTCATCAATGCAGGCGACGGAACTCACGAACATCCTACTCAGGCCCTTCTTGATGCATATTCAATTCAGGAAAAATTAGGATACATAAAAGGAGCTAAAATTGCCATAATTGGTGATATTTTACATAGCCGAGTTGCTCTTTCTAACATTATTTGTCTAAACAAACTTGGAGCTAAAGTAAAGGTCTGCGGCCCTCCTACTTTAATTCCCAAGCATATTGAATCTCTCGGTGTATCTGTAGATTATAATCTTAACCGGATACTCAATTGGTGTGATGTGGCAAATGTCCTAAGGATACAGACTGAGCGAATGGAGCTGCAATATTTTCCATCAGCCAACGAATATGCCCAGTTTTTTGGAGTCACCAAGTCTAAATTGGATGCACTGGATCATAAAATAATTCTGATGCATCCAGGCCCTATAAATAGGGGAGTGGAGTTGAGTACTGACGCAGCTGACTCAGACCATTCCATTATTCTTGACCAGGTGGAAAATGGGGTTGCAGTAAGGATGGCTGTCTTATTCTTATTAGCAAATAGAAGAAAAAAATAA
- a CDS encoding phosphoribosyltransferase, translating to MNHNCSLQRIFEQLCQGTLSAQNSMIILNKQQIEKKIRRMAMEVYERHADQKSIILAGVNQKGYFLAKLLQKELKHLCNLTVTLANLKINAADPLHGDPVINIDDNLIGKSVCIIVDDVSNSGRTIFFGFKAFMSTIPKKVEVCVLVERMHKQFPISVDYFGLRLATTIKQNIEVKFEEECATLVEMY from the coding sequence TTGAATCATAATTGCAGTTTACAACGTATTTTTGAGCAACTTTGCCAGGGTACTTTAAGCGCTCAAAATAGCATGATAATTTTAAATAAGCAGCAAATAGAGAAAAAAATTAGAAGAATGGCCATGGAAGTTTATGAACGCCATGCCGATCAAAAGTCCATAATATTGGCTGGTGTGAACCAAAAGGGATACTTCCTGGCCAAATTGCTTCAAAAAGAGTTGAAACACTTATGCAATCTAACAGTGACTCTTGCTAATTTGAAAATTAATGCAGCAGATCCACTTCACGGTGATCCGGTTATTAATATAGATGATAATTTAATTGGCAAAAGCGTCTGTATTATTGTAGATGACGTAAGTAATTCAGGTCGAACCATTTTTTTTGGTTTTAAAGCCTTTATGTCAACCATCCCTAAAAAGGTAGAAGTTTGTGTGCTGGTGGAGCGAATGCATAAACAATTTCCAATCAGCGTGGATTATTTTGGCCTTAGGCTTGCCACCACCATTAAGCAAAATATTGAGGTTAAATTCGAAGAAGAGTGCGCTACGCTAGTAGAAATGTATTAA